One part of the Amyelois transitella isolate CPQ chromosome 10, ilAmyTran1.1, whole genome shotgun sequence genome encodes these proteins:
- the LOC106137651 gene encoding uncharacterized protein LOC106137651 isoform X2, whose translation MMNTLLTNSKEDPVNDKVKSIVKTVLERCHIEKTQNALVVPLNAIEERTTFYTAFPIKYVWDLQEESNKLPPVINLNVRQKVQLLNYFKDLYALRKPFTFSQVAEIFTKTGIEINDPSFLRKQMYALGYESRSTTCGTVIVEIAKLRFERYLYLSKVIRFRNNNIPICYIDIRVIDKNLKFEEFSLMPNYDKSMNRLYFLHALSRSGIVNGIFSNVIDREIFTKWLTEILVTKLQPNSVLILNNSDFFNEKIKPITRYDTKLGMLQWLEKNDIPCSSNMTKPELYELISKSRIKSCDYKIDNALKAMGHNVLRIPEKFQDLTPTELLWNNLRNEEYNNLKIIEIKNTVETYIEKIEKLKWELFSDAVANWEKEIFEIDSVTEDFLDTFVFDTDYVHEPSSNTSLPEQL comes from the coding sequence ATGATGAATACACTTTTAACCAATAGTAAGGAAGACCCGGTAAATGACAAAGTAAAATCAATTGTTAAAACTGTATTGGAGAGGTGTCATATCGAAAAAACTCAAAATGCTTTGGTGGTACCTCTAAATGCTATTGAAGAACGTACAACTTTTTATACAGCGTTTCCTATTAAATATGTGTGGGATCTTCAGGaagaaagtaataaattacctccagtgataaatttaaatgtacgACAAAAAGTTCaactgttaaattattttaaagatctTTATGCTCTTAGAAAACCATTTACATTTTCACAAGTAGCTGAAATATTCACTAAAACTGGTATTGAAATTAATGATCCATCATTTCTACGTAAGCAAATGTATGCTTTGGGATATGAATCCAGATCTACAACCTGTGGCACTGTAATTGTTGAAATTGCGAAATTAAGGTTTGAGAGATACCTATACCTTAGTAAAGTAATAAGAttcagaaataataatattcctaTTTGCTACATTGATATAAGagtaattgataaaaatttaaaatttgaggAGTTTTCTTTGATGCCAAATTATGATAAGAGTATGAATAGACTTTACTTTTTACATGCTTTGTCAAGGAGTGGAATTGTGAATGGAATATTTAGTAATGTCATAGATAGGGAGATATTCACTAAATGGTTAACAGAAATTTTGGTCACAAAGTTACAGCCGAACTCAGTGCTGATACTAAATAATAGTGACttctttaatgaaaaaataaaacctataACAAGATATGATACAAAGCTAGGAATGTTGCAATGGCTGGAGAAAAATGATATTCCTTGTAGCTCCAACATGACCAAACCAGAGTTATATGAATTGATATCTAAGTCTAGAATAAAAAGTTGTgattataaaatagataatgCATTAAAAGCAATGGGCCATAATGTGTTGAGGATTCCAGAGAAATTCCAGGATCTTACACCAACTGAGTTACTTTGGAACAATTTACGGAATGAGGAATATAACAaccttaaaattattgaaataaaaaacacagttgaaacatatattgaaaaaattgagAAACTGAAATGGGAGCTTTTCTCTGATGCTGTTGCTAATTgggaaaaagaaatttttgaaatagatTCTGTAACTGAAGATTTCCTTGATACATTTGTTTTTGACACAGATTATGTACATGAACCATCCTCCAACACCTCCCTTCCGGaacagttataa
- the LOC106137651 gene encoding uncharacterized protein LOC106137651 isoform X1 gives MYMMNTLLTNSKEDPVNDKVKSIVKTVLERCHIEKTQNALVVPLNAIEERTTFYTAFPIKYVWDLQEESNKLPPVINLNVRQKVQLLNYFKDLYALRKPFTFSQVAEIFTKTGIEINDPSFLRKQMYALGYESRSTTCGTVIVEIAKLRFERYLYLSKVIRFRNNNIPICYIDIRVIDKNLKFEEFSLMPNYDKSMNRLYFLHALSRSGIVNGIFSNVIDREIFTKWLTEILVTKLQPNSVLILNNSDFFNEKIKPITRYDTKLGMLQWLEKNDIPCSSNMTKPELYELISKSRIKSCDYKIDNALKAMGHNVLRIPEKFQDLTPTELLWNNLRNEEYNNLKIIEIKNTVETYIEKIEKLKWELFSDAVANWEKEIFEIDSVTEDFLDTFVFDTDYVHEPSSNTSLPEQL, from the exons A TGTACATGATGAATACACTTTTAACCAATAGTAAGGAAGACCCGGTAAATGACAAAGTAAAATCAATTGTTAAAACTGTATTGGAGAGGTGTCATATCGAAAAAACTCAAAATGCTTTGGTGGTACCTCTAAATGCTATTGAAGAACGTACAACTTTTTATACAGCGTTTCCTATTAAATATGTGTGGGATCTTCAGGaagaaagtaataaattacctccagtgataaatttaaatgtacgACAAAAAGTTCaactgttaaattattttaaagatctTTATGCTCTTAGAAAACCATTTACATTTTCACAAGTAGCTGAAATATTCACTAAAACTGGTATTGAAATTAATGATCCATCATTTCTACGTAAGCAAATGTATGCTTTGGGATATGAATCCAGATCTACAACCTGTGGCACTGTAATTGTTGAAATTGCGAAATTAAGGTTTGAGAGATACCTATACCTTAGTAAAGTAATAAGAttcagaaataataatattcctaTTTGCTACATTGATATAAGagtaattgataaaaatttaaaatttgaggAGTTTTCTTTGATGCCAAATTATGATAAGAGTATGAATAGACTTTACTTTTTACATGCTTTGTCAAGGAGTGGAATTGTGAATGGAATATTTAGTAATGTCATAGATAGGGAGATATTCACTAAATGGTTAACAGAAATTTTGGTCACAAAGTTACAGCCGAACTCAGTGCTGATACTAAATAATAGTGACttctttaatgaaaaaataaaacctataACAAGATATGATACAAAGCTAGGAATGTTGCAATGGCTGGAGAAAAATGATATTCCTTGTAGCTCCAACATGACCAAACCAGAGTTATATGAATTGATATCTAAGTCTAGAATAAAAAGTTGTgattataaaatagataatgCATTAAAAGCAATGGGCCATAATGTGTTGAGGATTCCAGAGAAATTCCAGGATCTTACACCAACTGAGTTACTTTGGAACAATTTACGGAATGAGGAATATAACAaccttaaaattattgaaataaaaaacacagttgaaacatatattgaaaaaattgagAAACTGAAATGGGAGCTTTTCTCTGATGCTGTTGCTAATTgggaaaaagaaatttttgaaatagatTCTGTAACTGAAGATTTCCTTGATACATTTGTTTTTGACACAGATTATGTACATGAACCATCCTCCAACACCTCCCTTCCGGaacagttataa